From the Candidatus Thermoplasmatota archaeon genome, one window contains:
- a CDS encoding ISNCY family transposase, producing the protein RRFGGLVRQKREDRREIALFSTAFFHNIFITRIRPD; encoded by the coding sequence AAGACGTTTTGGCGGTCTGGTGAGACAGAAACGAGAAGATCGACGAGAAATAGCATTATTTTCTACCGCATTCTTTCACAATATTTTTATCACAAGAATACGCCCGGATTAA